In Eubalaena glacialis isolate mEubGla1 chromosome 3, mEubGla1.1.hap2.+ XY, whole genome shotgun sequence, the following are encoded in one genomic region:
- the RBBP5 gene encoding retinoblastoma-binding protein 5 isoform X2 — MNLELLESFGQNYPEEADGTLDCISMALTCTFNRWGTLLAVGCNDGRIVIWDFLTRGIAKIISAHIHPVCSLCWSRDGHKLVSASTDNIVSQWDVLSGDCDQRFRFPSPILKVQYHPRDQNKVLVCPMKSAPVMLTLSDSKHVVLPVDDDSDLNVVASFDRRGEYIYTGNAKGKILVLKTDSQDLVASFRVTTGTSNTTAIKSIEFARKGSCFLINTADRIIRVYDGREILTCGRDGEPEPMQKLQDLVNRTPWKKCCFSGDGEYIVAGSARQHALYIWEKSIGNLVKILHGTRGELLLDVAWHPVRPIIASISSGVVSIWAQNQVENWSAFAPDFKELDENVEYEERESEFDIEDEDKSEPEQTGADAAEDEEVDVTSVDPIAAFCSSDEELEDSKALLYLPIAPEVEDPEENPYGPPPDAVQTSLMDEGASSEKKRQSSTDGSQPPKKKPKTTNIELQGVPNDEVHPLLGVKGDGKSKKKQAGRPKGSKAGGAISELL; from the exons ATGAACCTCGAGTTACTGG AGTCCTTTGGGCAGAATTATCCAGAG GAAGCTGATGGAACTTTGGATTGTATCAGCATGGCCCTGACTTGCACCTTTAACAGGTGGGGCACACTGCTTGCAGTTGGCTGTAATGATGGCCGAATTGTCATCTGGGATTTCTTGACAAGAGGCATTGCTAAAATAATTAGTGCGCACATTCATCCAGTCTGTTCCTTATG CTGGAGTCGAGATGGTCATAAGCTCGTGAGTGCTTCCACTGATAACATAGTGTCACAGTGGGATGTCCTTTCAGGCGACTGCGACCAGAGGTTTCGATTCCCTTCACCCATCTTAAAAGTCCAGTATCATCCGCGAGATCA gAACAAGGTTCTCGTGTGTCCCATGAAATCTGCTCCTGTCATGTTGACCCTTTCAGATTCCAAACATGTTGTTCTGCCCGTAGACGATGACTCCGATTTGAACGTGGTTGCATCTTTTGATAGGCGAGGAGAATATATCTATACAGGAAATGCAAAAGGCAAG ATTTTGGTCCTAAAAACAGATTCTCAGGATCTTGTTGCTTCCTTCAGAGTAACAACTGGAACGAGCAATACCACAGCCATTAAGTCAATAGAGTTTGCCCGGAAGGGCAG TTGCTTTTTAATTAACACAGCAGATCGAATAATCAGAGTTTATGATGGTAGAGAAATCTTAACCTGTGGAAGAGATGGAGAGCCTGAACCCATGCAGAAATTGCAGGACTTGGTGAATAG GACCCCATGGAAGAAATGTTGTTTCTCTGGGGATGGGGAATACATAGTGGCAGGGTCAGCCCGGCAGCATGCCCTGTACATCTGGGAGAAGAGTATTGGCAACCTGGTGAAGATTCTCCATGGGACAAGAGGAGAACTCCTCTTGGATGTAGCT TGGCATCCTGTTCGACCCATCATAGCATCCATTTCTAGTGGAGTGGTATCTATCTGGGCACAAAATCAAGTA GAAAATTGGAGTGCATTTGCGCCAGACTTCAAAGAATTGGATGAAAATGTAGAATATGAAGAAAGGGAATCAGAGTTTGATATTGAAGATGAAGATAAGAGTGAACCTGAACAGACAG GGGCTGATGCTGCAGAGGATGAGGAAGTGGATGTCACCAGTGTGGACCCTATTGCTGCCTTCTGTAGCAG TGATGAAGAGCTGGAAGATTCAAAGGCTCTATTATATTTACCCATTGCCCCTGAGGTAGAAGACCCAGAAGAAAATCCTTATGGCCCCCCACCGGATGCAGTCCAAACCTCCTTGATGGACGAAGGGGCTAGTTCAGAGAAGAAGAGGCAGTCTTCAACAGATGGGTCCCAGCCACCTaagaagaaacccaaaacaacCAATATTGAACTGCAAGGAGTACCAAATGATG AAGTCCATCCACTACTGGGTGTGAAGGGGGATGGCAAATCCAAGAAGAAGCAAGCAGGCCGGCCTAAAGGATCAAAAG
- the RBBP5 gene encoding retinoblastoma-binding protein 5 isoform X1 has product MNLELLESFGQNYPEEADGTLDCISMALTCTFNRWGTLLAVGCNDGRIVIWDFLTRGIAKIISAHIHPVCSLCWSRDGHKLVSASTDNIVSQWDVLSGDCDQRFRFPSPILKVQYHPRDQNKVLVCPMKSAPVMLTLSDSKHVVLPVDDDSDLNVVASFDRRGEYIYTGNAKGKILVLKTDSQDLVASFRVTTGTSNTTAIKSIEFARKGSCFLINTADRIIRVYDGREILTCGRDGEPEPMQKLQDLVNRTPWKKCCFSGDGEYIVAGSARQHALYIWEKSIGNLVKILHGTRGELLLDVAWHPVRPIIASISSGVVSIWAQNQVENWSAFAPDFKELDENVEYEERESEFDIEDEDKSEPEQTGADAAEDEEVDVTSVDPIAAFCSSDEELEDSKALLYLPIAPEVEDPEENPYGPPPDAVQTSLMDEGASSEKKRQSSTDGSQPPKKKPKTTNIELQGVPNDEVHPLLGVKGDGKSKKKQAGRPKGSKGKEKDSPFKPKLYKGDRGLPLEGSAKGKVQAELSQPLTAGGAISELL; this is encoded by the exons ATGAACCTCGAGTTACTGG AGTCCTTTGGGCAGAATTATCCAGAG GAAGCTGATGGAACTTTGGATTGTATCAGCATGGCCCTGACTTGCACCTTTAACAGGTGGGGCACACTGCTTGCAGTTGGCTGTAATGATGGCCGAATTGTCATCTGGGATTTCTTGACAAGAGGCATTGCTAAAATAATTAGTGCGCACATTCATCCAGTCTGTTCCTTATG CTGGAGTCGAGATGGTCATAAGCTCGTGAGTGCTTCCACTGATAACATAGTGTCACAGTGGGATGTCCTTTCAGGCGACTGCGACCAGAGGTTTCGATTCCCTTCACCCATCTTAAAAGTCCAGTATCATCCGCGAGATCA gAACAAGGTTCTCGTGTGTCCCATGAAATCTGCTCCTGTCATGTTGACCCTTTCAGATTCCAAACATGTTGTTCTGCCCGTAGACGATGACTCCGATTTGAACGTGGTTGCATCTTTTGATAGGCGAGGAGAATATATCTATACAGGAAATGCAAAAGGCAAG ATTTTGGTCCTAAAAACAGATTCTCAGGATCTTGTTGCTTCCTTCAGAGTAACAACTGGAACGAGCAATACCACAGCCATTAAGTCAATAGAGTTTGCCCGGAAGGGCAG TTGCTTTTTAATTAACACAGCAGATCGAATAATCAGAGTTTATGATGGTAGAGAAATCTTAACCTGTGGAAGAGATGGAGAGCCTGAACCCATGCAGAAATTGCAGGACTTGGTGAATAG GACCCCATGGAAGAAATGTTGTTTCTCTGGGGATGGGGAATACATAGTGGCAGGGTCAGCCCGGCAGCATGCCCTGTACATCTGGGAGAAGAGTATTGGCAACCTGGTGAAGATTCTCCATGGGACAAGAGGAGAACTCCTCTTGGATGTAGCT TGGCATCCTGTTCGACCCATCATAGCATCCATTTCTAGTGGAGTGGTATCTATCTGGGCACAAAATCAAGTA GAAAATTGGAGTGCATTTGCGCCAGACTTCAAAGAATTGGATGAAAATGTAGAATATGAAGAAAGGGAATCAGAGTTTGATATTGAAGATGAAGATAAGAGTGAACCTGAACAGACAG GGGCTGATGCTGCAGAGGATGAGGAAGTGGATGTCACCAGTGTGGACCCTATTGCTGCCTTCTGTAGCAG TGATGAAGAGCTGGAAGATTCAAAGGCTCTATTATATTTACCCATTGCCCCTGAGGTAGAAGACCCAGAAGAAAATCCTTATGGCCCCCCACCGGATGCAGTCCAAACCTCCTTGATGGACGAAGGGGCTAGTTCAGAGAAGAAGAGGCAGTCTTCAACAGATGGGTCCCAGCCACCTaagaagaaacccaaaacaacCAATATTGAACTGCAAGGAGTACCAAATGATG AAGTCCATCCACTACTGGGTGTGAAGGGGGATGGCAAATCCAAGAAGAAGCAAGCAGGCCGGCCTAAAGGATCAAAAGGTAAAGAGAAAGATTCTCCATTTAAACCGAAACTCTACAAAGGGGACAGAGGTTTACCTCTGGAAGGATCAGCGAAGGGTAAAGTGCAGGCGGAGCTCAGCCAGCCCTTGACAG